The sequence below is a genomic window from Fibrobacter succinogenes.
TTCTGAATTTTGATTAAAATTTTGAATAAACTCTTCAAAATTTTCTCGAGGCATTCCCAAAACGCAATCGTCACATCCATCATCTGGAATTTCTCTTACTTTCACAAGCAAATCTTTCTTAGCCCATCCAATGCACGAGTGCGTTTTCAACACCACAAATTCACCACGATCTTTTAGAAGAAAAGCTTCTTCATTCAAAGGTAAACGGCATATCTCTTCTTTAGCACTTGAATCCCGAAATAACGGAACCTCTTCTTTTTTAGGCATAACCTCAACTATTCGAGCCCATATTTGACTGGCCGTAGATAAAACAAGCAATAGAAATAAACCCAATCTCATTTTTAAAAGCTCTGCATATTTTCTTTACTTTTTCATCGACGGATTTACTAATAAATCCCTTGAATATTGTTTTGACGTTTCACTAATAGCGTCATCAATGTCATATGGACGTACTTCTATAGATATATAGTTTGTTTGATAATTAAAAGGCGCAGGAACCCCATAATAAAACTCCACTATCTCTATTTTTTTTGCCGCCGTTTTTATGGAATCCTTAACAGCTCCTTTTGAGGGATATCTTGTTTTTCTTCCGCAGCACCGCAATTAGCCCAAAATACGGCCGTGAGCAACAGCGTAATTTTATGAAAATTTTCTCTAAAGAACCTAGACATAACTATGATTATACAAAATTATTTGGTCGGCGACAAAGGCTGTTCTAAAGCACTTGAGGACGCCGAAGAGATACTTCGTACAGATTAACAGGAAATGTAAAAGTTGCGCCTTTCTGCGTTTTCGGGAACACCCAACGACTGACAGATTCTTTTATTTCTTCATTCATGGCGCTAAAGGGGCTATTTTCAGCGATTGTAGTCGATGTAATCTCAACTTTTTCAACCTTGCCGCTTGAAGCAATTTTCAACGTCAAAACAATTTTCCCTTCAAATTCATTTGCAGAATCCGAACGATTCCTTATATTCTTGGAGCAGACATAACGTAAGCCAAGAATTCGTTGGCGATATACCTTTAAAAAAGCTTGAACATCAATATCAAGCCCTTTGATGACAACATTTTTTTCAGACAATGGCTTTATACGACACTGGCGAACATACTCACGAGCACAACCATCACAAACAACATCCGAAAGAACGCCATAAAGAGCCACTGTTTGCAATAGTCCATCCAAGTTAGGTTTTTCAGCTTTTACAGGAAAACTATCACGA
It includes:
- a CDS encoding AgmX/PglI C-terminal domain-containing protein, which translates into the protein MAKNFSKFLGKVALMTAAVLWAGCGDAEKKAEAPKTDNPKAEDVNKQQSDSLKEKSIFYPIKLKKVEISKIYRDSFPVKAEKPNLDGLLQTVALYGVLSDVVCDGCAREYVRQCRIKPLSEKNVVIKGLDIDVQAFLKVYRQRILGLRYVCSKNIRNRSDSANEFEGKIVLTLKIASSGKVEKVEITSTTIAENSPFSAMNEEIKESVSRWVFPKTQKGATFTFPVNLYEVSLRRPQVL